The Balneolales bacterium ANBcel1 DNA segment CGTGACCGGGATCAATCAGCGCCGCACGGGCGGCGAGGTAGGTGGAGTCGATGAGTCCGGCTACCGGAACCGGGACAAAAGCCGGATCTCCGATAAACCGGGCCCGGTCGGCGAATGCGAGCCGGGATGCCTCGGCTATCAGATGGAGTGCTCCGGGATCACCCGGAGGCATTTCGTCGATGGGAAAGTGCTCCAGCATCCCGAGGATCTGCAACAGGGCGATTCCTCCCGAAGAAGGAGGCGGGATGCCGCATATCGTCCGGTTCCGGTAGCGGGCGCACACGGCGTCCCGGTTTACCGGCTGATAATCCAGAAAGTCGCGGCGGGTAAGGTCGCTCCGTCCCGGCCAGCGTGCATCGGCGGCATCGATCATCGGACCGGTAAGGGGTCCAGAATAGAAGGCTTCGGGGCCTTCGGCGGCGATGAGGCGGAAGGTGCGCGCCAGTTCCGGATTCCTGAGTACGGGGTCATCCGCCCTGCGCGGTCGCACAAAGTGCCGTCGTGTATCACGAAAGATCCAGAGTGTCGGGTCGTTGTCTATTTGTCGTTTCAGCCGGCCGGACATCGGCACGCCGCTTTCGGCGAGGGCCGCCGCCGGCTCGAACAGTTCGCTCCACGGGAGGCTGCCGAAATCACTGTGTGCCCTGTGAAGCATGGCCGGGATTCCGGGCACTCCGGTGGCGAGTCCGGTGGGAACCGCTGCCCACAGCGGGAGAGTACGGCCACCCACCATGAAACGGGTATCGGTTGCAGCGGCCGGGGCGGTCTCTCTGCCGTCATAAACCGTCAGTTCTCCCGTCACTCCATCCCTGTAAAGCATAAAACCGCCACCGCCGATTCCACTTTCCGGCGGCTCAACGACGGTCAGCGCCATTTGCACGGCTACGGCGGCATCGACCGCATTCCCCCCATTCCGAAGAATTTCGAGTCCGGCTTCGACAGCCAGAGGATGGGAGGCAGATATCATGTACTCTTCGGCAAGCATCTGCTTACCGGCTTTCTCGTCGAGGCGGTTCACATCATACCCTTCCCCGCAGGAAGTCAGTGTCATGGCGACGATCAGCAGCAGGCATCTGCTCACGGCACTTGCGGCATCCTTTCCCGGTATGTCATTAAAAAGCGGACTCATATCTGTTACCATGTATTGATGAAAACCGTTTGCCGGGTTCGCACCCAGAATCGGTCAACCGTGCTACGCAGGAACGTTAACCTCCGTTTCGACTGAAATCAACTCCTTTCTTTCCGCGTGTTCGGGCAGAAGGCCGGCGGCGGAAATCCGGATGAACCCGTGGCGCGCCATACTTGTTGCCATCAATGCAAGGCGAAAAACAGTGATAATTTCAATATCTTTCGGGCTGATCAGATACAGACAGACCCGAGCAGGCATAACATGGAGAAAAAATTCCTTCAGGAACTATTTGACGAACACAGAAGGGCGGAAAGCTGCCCTTCTCCGGAACAGGTGGTGGCCTTTTTCAACCGGTTGCTGGGATTGCTGTTTCCGGAATACAGCAACACGCGATACCGAAGTATCGAGAAGCTGGAGAAACTCGACGCCGGGCTGAAGCGGGAGTTCTGTGATGTTCTTAAAAAGTGTTCGGAGTGTCCGGGCACCCATGTGGAGGAACTTGCCGAGGCGTTCTGGTCAGAGTTGCCCAACATCAAGGCCGGACTGGAACATGACATTCAGGCCATTTACGAGGGCGATCCTGCGGCAAAAAGCCGTACCGAAGTGGTGCGCACCTACCCCGGCTTTTACGCGATCACCTCATACCGCATCGCCCATTATCTGCATGGCAAAGGGTATCGGCTCCTCTCGCGCATGATCACCGAAAACGCCCACAGCCGTACCGGGATCGATATCCATCCCGGTGCAAAAATCGGGCAACATTTCTGCATCGACCACGGAACCGGAATTGTAATCGGGGAAACGACGGTCATCGGCGATTATGTCAAGATCTATCAGGGGGTTACCCTGGGCGCGCTGAGTGTGCGGAAGGAGGATGCGGCGGTGAAGCGCCACCCGACCATCGGCGATCATGCCGTAATCTACGCCGGAGCCACCATCCTGGGGGGTGAAACCGATGTCGGCTCCCACAGCGTGATCGGCGGGAACGTCTGGCTCACCGAAAGTGTACCGGAATGGACACGGGTCACTTATGTCGCCCGTCAGGAAAACCGCAGCGCCCTGAAGAATTCCGTTCAGGACAGCGGCGAATAACAGATTACGAACCAGTTCCGGTTCCGGTACATGGAGCCGGGCAACACATACCAATCAGCCATGACTCTGGAAGACCTTATCGGCAATACTCCCATAGTGCGCCTGCCACACCTGTCCCCTTCGCCAGATGTGGCCATCTACGCGAAACTTGAAGGGCGCAATCCCGGCGGGAGTGTCAAGGACCGGGCGGCTTTCGGAATGATCAACGCCGCGCTCGAACGGGGTGACATCCAACCCGGAGACAAGCTGGTGGAGGCAACCAGCGGCAATACCGGGATCGCCCTGGCCATGATCGCCCGGCTCAAGAACCTGCACATGACGCTTGTGATGCCGGACAACTCAACCCGGGAACGAATCGACACCATGCGTGCCTACGGTGCGGAGCTGATTTTGACTCCCGGCGAAAAAACGATCGAATACTCCCGTACCGTTGCCGAAGAGATGGCCGAAACCGGGGAGTACTATCTGCTCAACCAGTTTGCCAATGCCGACAACTACCGGATGCACGAACGCACCACCGGACCGGAGATCTGGAGGGACACCAAAGGCTCCATCACCCACTTCGTCTCCTCGATGGGTACCACCGGTACTATCATGGGCGTTTCACGTTATCTCAAGGGACAGAACCCGGATGTTCAGATTGTTGGCGTACAGCCTACCGAAGGGTCGCAGATTCCGGGAATCCGCCGCTGGTCGCCGGAGTTCCTCCCGAAGATATTCGAAGCCGACCGTGTTGACCGTATCATCGACGTAAGCCAGGAGGAGTCGACGGCCATGACCCGCCGGCTTGCCCGGGAGGAGGCCATATTCGCCGGCATGAGCAGCGGCGGGTGTGTCGCCGCCGCCGTGAAACTGGCAGAGGATTTGGAGCAGGGCGTGGTAGTCTGCATCGTTTGCGATATCGGTGACCGGTACCTGAGTTCACCATTGTTTGCCGAAGAAGGGCACGCCGGATAGGGGCATTGCTCGCGGCCGGCCGCTGCGAGTCTTCCGCTGCGATAACACCACACGATTATCCCTCCCATTTTTAGTTGTAACATTCGTATCTTGTAAAGATTTAACCGACGGCAGCAATCACGAAAACAAGGTATGTCCAACAGGCGAAAAATTCGGGAAACCGTACTTCAGGCGATTTATTCTTCCATCATCGGCGACCATTCTCCCGAGCATGTTCTTCAAACCATTGTCAAACCGAACCTGAGCCAGGACACCGCCGGTCTTGCCTTCGCCGAAAAACTGTATCTGCGGTCTTTGGACAACCGGAGCGATGTTGAGGAGATCATCAGTAAGCATATCGCCAACTGGGAAATCGAGAGGCTGGCAACGGTGGACCGTTTTATTCTTCAGATGGCCATAACGGAGCTGCTCACGTTTGAAGACATCCCCACAAAAGTGACCATCAACGAGGCCATTGAAATTGCCAAAGAGTATTCTACGGCAAAATCGGGGCGGTTCGTGAACGGCATCCTCGACGCCGCCCTGATATCGCTTCAGCAGGAAGGCAAGCTGAAGAAAAAGGGCCGCGGCCTTATCGATGCCCCGGCAAGAAGGCCGCACGCCGGGCCGGTGGATTACGGGCAGGATGAGGATTTTCCGGAGGATGCTTCTCAGCAGGAGCCGATAGACCCCGACCGGCCGGCTGCAACCAAAAAAAAGCGGATCAAACGGCCCAAGCGATCACCGTAATCCGCGCAATCGGTGGCATGGAAACCCCGCAAAGCTCTTCCTCCGTTAAACCGGCATCGCAAAAATCTGCCGGATGTCACGGTTTTCAGAAGAACGTGCCGGCACGCATTCATCGCAGGAGCCGTTTCCAAACCCTTCCGGTCGACGAAGTAAATATGGCCGGCAAAGCGGCTCACCCGGCCAATTGATATACCTGGCCGAAATCCCGGCGGCCTGCAGCAAACCCGAGTATTATCTGGCGCGATTACCGTTGCCAGTCCGTTTTTTCAATTTAACCCAATCAGTCATTTACCTATGAGTCTCACCTGTGGAATTGTCGGTTTGCCGAATGTCGGCAAATCAAGCTTGTTCAATGCGTTAAGCAACGCCGGAGCCGAGGCGGCCAACTTCCCGTTCTGCACTATCGATCCAAATGTGGGCATCGTGCCCGTACCTGACGAACGTCTGGATCATCTGGCGGAGCTGGTCAATCCCCGCCAGGTGACCCCCACATCCATCGAGTTCGTGGATATTGCCGGCCTGGTAAAAGGGGCTTCGGAAGGCAAGGGCAAAGGCAATGCGTTCCTGTCGCATATTCGGGAGGTGGACCTGATCATCCATGTTGTCCGGTGTTTTCAGGATGATGACGTGGTGCATGTGGAGGGCGGCATAGACCCGGTCCGTGACATCGGCATCATTGAGAGCGAATTGTTGTTCAAGGACCTCGAAACACTGGAGCGGCGGGAAGAGCGCGTGAAAAAAATGGCGAAATCCGGCGACAAGGCGCTTCAAAACCAGCTCTACAGTCTGGAGCAGCTCCGCCACCACATTGAAGAAGGCAAGCCGGTGCGTTCGTACAGTGGCTGGGACCCGGCCAATCCCGCCTTTCAGGAGCTGTTTTTCCTGACGGCAAAGAAAGTGCTCTACCTGTGCAACGTCTCCGAAGACGACCTTCCCGAAGGCGAGGGCAACAGTTACGTTATGAGCGTTCAGGAACACGCGGAGAAAGAGGGAGCGGAAACGGTGGTCGTATGTGCCAAGATCGAAGCGGAGATCGCCGAACTGGATGAGGAGGAGAAGCGGGAGTTCCTGGCTTCGCTGAACCTGAAGGAGTCGGGACTGAAGCGGCTCATATCGGCGGCCTACAGCAAGCTGGGACTGATCACTTTCTTCACCGCCGGCCCGAAAGAGGTGCGGGCATGGACCATCACCCGAGGGACCAAAGCGCCCCAGGCAGCCGGGGTCATTCACTCCGATTTTGAAAAGGGATTCATCCGGGCGGAAACCATATCGTTCGACGATTACTCCGCATGCAAATCGGAAGCGGCAGCACGGGAAGCGGGAAAAATGCGATCGGAAGGGCGCGGGTACACGGTCAAGGACGGAGATGTGATCCTGTTCCGCTTTAATGTATGATCCGAAGAGAATTTCTGTTATTGTAGTCTTATATTGCGACGTTCCGACCGTTTCTGATCCGGTACCGATGGCGGAGAATGCCGACATCCCATCCGCAGCAACAGATTGCGGAAACCGGTCAGGGACCCTTCCTCCCGCAAATGGGCGTCGTTGCAAATTCGGCCCTGCCCTTGCAACCGGATGCAGCCGGACGAAAAGGGTCAGAGGATATCATTTCAAACCAACAAGTCAAAACCGCGTTACATGTCAGCACAGACCACCGACAAAGAGCAGCAACTGACGTTTACCTTTCCCGACGGTAGTGAAAAACAGTTCCCGGCAGGCGTTACGGGACATGAAATTGCCGGATCGATTTCGGGCCGGCTGGCCAGGGAAGCCCTCAGCATCACCATCGACAACACGGTAGTGGATTTGCATCGACCGCTGCACTCCGGCGGCAGGATCACGATTAACACCTGGGATGATGAAGACGGCAGGATGGCGTTCTGGCACTCATCGGCCCACGTTCTGGCCGAAGCGGTGGAAGCACTCTACCCCGGCGTAAAACTGGGTATTGGTCCGCCCATCGAACAAGGTTTTTACTATGACATCGATTTCGGAGACCGTCACATCGGCACCGAGGACCTTCCGGCGATTGAGAAAAAAATGCTGGAGCTGGCCCGTCAGAAAAACCGATTTGAGCGGTTCGAAATTTCAAAAGACGAGGCGGTCGACCACTATCGCAAGAAAGACGATCCCTACAAGCTGGATCTTCTGGATGGGCTGGAAGATGGCACC contains these protein-coding regions:
- the ggt gene encoding gamma-glutamyltransferase, which codes for MVTDMSPLFNDIPGKDAASAVSRCLLLIVAMTLTSCGEGYDVNRLDEKAGKQMLAEEYMISASHPLAVEAGLEILRNGGNAVDAAVAVQMALTVVEPPESGIGGGGFMLYRDGVTGELTVYDGRETAPAAATDTRFMVGGRTLPLWAAVPTGLATGVPGIPAMLHRAHSDFGSLPWSELFEPAAALAESGVPMSGRLKRQIDNDPTLWIFRDTRRHFVRPRRADDPVLRNPELARTFRLIAAEGPEAFYSGPLTGPMIDAADARWPGRSDLTRRDFLDYQPVNRDAVCARYRNRTICGIPPPSSGGIALLQILGMLEHFPIDEMPPGDPGALHLIAEASRLAFADRARFIGDPAFVPVPVAGLIDSTYLAARAALIDPGHAMTSAAPGRPPGWHPQPDDAERNNPQIFHTAGKSPSEHGDDLKTTGTAHFSIADARGNMVSMTTSIEAPFGNRIMANGFLLNNQLTDFTFDPHRNGYYSPNAVAPGKRPRSSMAPVMVLDEDGDVLLLVGSRGGSRIIGYVLKTLIGVLDWGLPLQEAIALPNLLHRGNELEIEKGTEWAEYAELLSGMGHQVSVLPLESGVHGIERIPDEYRGGAANRVSGATDARDKRSPQGQTDHPAGRNTAALETGVDREPAQGVRYRWRGGADPRMEGVAKGD
- a CDS encoding serine acetyltransferase, giving the protein MEKKFLQELFDEHRRAESCPSPEQVVAFFNRLLGLLFPEYSNTRYRSIEKLEKLDAGLKREFCDVLKKCSECPGTHVEELAEAFWSELPNIKAGLEHDIQAIYEGDPAAKSRTEVVRTYPGFYAITSYRIAHYLHGKGYRLLSRMITENAHSRTGIDIHPGAKIGQHFCIDHGTGIVIGETTVIGDYVKIYQGVTLGALSVRKEDAAVKRHPTIGDHAVIYAGATILGGETDVGSHSVIGGNVWLTESVPEWTRVTYVARQENRSALKNSVQDSGE
- the cysM gene encoding cysteine synthase CysM — its product is MTLEDLIGNTPIVRLPHLSPSPDVAIYAKLEGRNPGGSVKDRAAFGMINAALERGDIQPGDKLVEATSGNTGIALAMIARLKNLHMTLVMPDNSTRERIDTMRAYGAELILTPGEKTIEYSRTVAEEMAETGEYYLLNQFANADNYRMHERTTGPEIWRDTKGSITHFVSSMGTTGTIMGVSRYLKGQNPDVQIVGVQPTEGSQIPGIRRWSPEFLPKIFEADRVDRIIDVSQEESTAMTRRLAREEAIFAGMSSGGCVAAAVKLAEDLEQGVVVCIVCDIGDRYLSSPLFAEEGHAG
- the nusB gene encoding transcription antitermination factor NusB, encoding MSNRRKIRETVLQAIYSSIIGDHSPEHVLQTIVKPNLSQDTAGLAFAEKLYLRSLDNRSDVEEIISKHIANWEIERLATVDRFILQMAITELLTFEDIPTKVTINEAIEIAKEYSTAKSGRFVNGILDAALISLQQEGKLKKKGRGLIDAPARRPHAGPVDYGQDEDFPEDASQQEPIDPDRPAATKKKRIKRPKRSP
- the ychF gene encoding redox-regulated ATPase YchF, whose product is MSLTCGIVGLPNVGKSSLFNALSNAGAEAANFPFCTIDPNVGIVPVPDERLDHLAELVNPRQVTPTSIEFVDIAGLVKGASEGKGKGNAFLSHIREVDLIIHVVRCFQDDDVVHVEGGIDPVRDIGIIESELLFKDLETLERREERVKKMAKSGDKALQNQLYSLEQLRHHIEEGKPVRSYSGWDPANPAFQELFFLTAKKVLYLCNVSEDDLPEGEGNSYVMSVQEHAEKEGAETVVVCAKIEAEIAELDEEEKREFLASLNLKESGLKRLISAAYSKLGLITFFTAGPKEVRAWTITRGTKAPQAAGVIHSDFEKGFIRAETISFDDYSACKSEAAAREAGKMRSEGRGYTVKDGDVILFRFNV